The DNA region CGAGTACGATGTCGACGGTCGGACCGTCGGCACCGTCGAATCTGTCACCGCCTACGGCACCGACGATCCCGACCGCAAGCGCGTCTACGTCGGCGTCACCTACCGCGCTCTGCGGCTGAACGGCGACCTGCACGTGGGCGACACACGTCTACACGAGAACGTTGCCCTGTCGTTCGAGACCGACGCGTACGACTTCAACGGTACCGTCGCTCGCGTGGGGACAACCGAACAATCCGGCGAACCCGCCACCCGAACCGTTCAGCTCGAGATCGAAAACGTCGATCCGGACCTCGCCGACAGCCTCGATACTGATATGGCGGAGCGCGTGCGCGGGGAGACCGTCGCCGAACTGACGCGCGTCGACGTCGAACCGTCGACGGTGGTTCTCACGAGTGAGGACGGCCAAATCTACCAGCGCGACCACCCCGTCGAGAAGGACGTCTCGATGACCGCCCAGCTGTCGGTTCGCGAAACTCCCGCCGGTCTTACCTTCAAAGGCGAACGCCTCCAACAGGGCGACGAGGTCGTCCTCGACCTTGGGACTGTGACCGTCCGCGCGACCGTCGTTCGGATCGAGTGACGAGGTGACCGTGATGACCGAACCCACCGAATCCGAGTCGAACTCCCTATTCCCCACGGCGCTGTCGGAATCTCGCGTCGTCCGCAACGCCCGAAGCGCGGCGGATCGATTCGCTGTAATCGCCGACCGCGCTCGACCCCTTGTGACGAACTCCTATCTCTACCGCTGGCTCACCACCGAGCCCGATCCGGAGGTGATCGTCATTGACCTCCGGGAGACGTACACCGTCGGTCCGTTTATTCGGCTGCTCGACCGGCTCGCTCCCCCTATCCGGCGCGCGTTCGAGCACTCCACCGTCGGTAGACTCGCCATCGCGGTGAGTGGTCACCTCGTCGCTTGGGGTGAACGTGTCACCGAGACGCGCCTCGGCAAACTGGCCGTCGCGGCCTTGGAGCCGCCAACCCCGCCCCAAGAGCGAGCGCTACGAACGCAGACGGCCGACGAGGACGATGTGGAGACGAGCGAGTCTGATAGAATGCGCTCCGATGAGCGCGCATCGCGACGAGAGTGAGTGAACGCGAAGCGTTCGCGAACTACGTCACGGAAGCGAACCGACCGAAGTGGTACTGCTGTTCGGAATCCGATTTACGCACCGAATCCAGCCGTGATTCCCGAACTCAATAATTTTACCTAGGAGTAGATTTATTTCGCTTAGGCCGCTACAGAAGGACATGACTCACTCCGACCCCGGCGTCGACGCGTGGAAGGAGCATACGAGCGCCTTCGACAGAGTCCGGTCCGTCGCGCAGACGGTCTCGGAACCCCGATCGGTGTCGTGGATCGCCGAAAAAGCCGCTGTTTCGGAGAACACCGCTCGCGGGCATCTGCGACGCCTCGTCGAGATGAACGTCCTCCTCACGTTCGACCGCGACGGCCGCACCACGTACGCTCCCGACCCCCTTCACACCCGACATCAGACGCTTCGCGAACTCCTCGACGAGTACGATCACGAGGGTCTGATCGCCCTGAAGGAGTCTCTCCAGACCCAGATTGAAACGTGGCGCGGCGAATACGGGGTCGCCGCACCCGAAGAGCTCCGAACGCTGGCCGCCGACACCGAAACCGCCGAGGAGACGGCGACCGTTCGTCGGACGGCCAACGACTGGGCACTCACCGAATACCGACTCAGTATCGTTGAGGAAGCGATCGACAACTACACGACGTACAGCCGTCGCGGGACGGCCTCCGCGTAGCTCATGGGTGAGGGAGGCCCAACAGATCCGACGTACGATCCCGCAGCGGTATCTCACCGCGCGCTCCGCGAGATCAGACGCGAACTCGAACGACATCCAGCCGTCGCGCACGCTCAGGGCTTCCCCCCGGACTCGCACGCTCGGGTCGAAGGTCGACTCGATCCGTCTCCGTTCGGCGTCGACGTCGACTCTGCCACGCTCACCGTGCGCTGGTTCGCCGGCGAAACACCCGACGACCCTCCCGAGTTCTCCATCCACTACAGCGACGAGAGGGGAGTCGACTTCGGATGGCACCACGAACCGAACCCCCATGTCGAGGGATGGGGTCACTACCAGGAGCGGACCGATTCGACGGCGGAGTACGCCTACGAACCCCATTCCTTCTCGACGTCCGTTCCGTCGCGGGTCATCTGGGAGACGCTGTCTCTCCTCCAGGATGCCGTCTCTACCGTGGACCACTGAGATGACGACTATCTTGATTCAAGGAAAGAATCCCGCCGTCCACGGCGGGCGTGAATCCGACATGGTACTGAGCAGTCGCCGACGATTGCTCACCGAAACCCAAACGCTTAGTACACGCCGTTACGTGGGTCTTAGCAGGGTTACGTCGGCTCTCGTCACTTGCGCGGGAGTACGAGACGCGCTAAAACCAGCGTCCCGAATATTTCGGGGCGTCGGTTCCCACGGGTCGGTTCTGCAACCGACTGCGGGGTTCGCGTCGTTCGTCAGCACGGGAACCCGGCCTACAGGTCGGGGAAGTGTGACCGAACCGGCCGTGCCGTGAGGCATGACCGCTTGGGAGAGAGACGCCTCGAGAAACCGGGTGTCGATGACTCGCTTGCGGATGGGAGCGCCCGTGACAGCGCCTCAGGACGCTCCCGAGCGAGGGACGAAACCCGTCCCACCGACCTCGGGAGAGAGGGTCCTGAAACCTGCTCGGCAACAGGCCGGGTTTCCTCGTGCGGGGGAAGCCCCGTCGTTTACGACGGGGAGGATGTCACGTCGTGCCGGTTCTTACTGACGTTCTTTCGACAAACGAGCGACGACCGTTGAACGGGAGGTCTGCGACCGACCTCTCTCGACGACGTGCTTCCGTAGCCCGAGAAACCCGAGCGCGTCCGACCCCTACACCGACCGACCACCAGCGACCGACTGCCCGCGACCGGATAGTTAAGACGACTGTACGAGCGGCTCGTACCACTCTCGATTCGCGTCGTACCACTCGATGAACTCCCCGACGCCCGCCTCGATGGACCGCGACGGTTCGTAGTCGATCGACTCCCGCGCTTTCTCGACGGACGCGTGAGTGTGCTCTGCATCGGCTTCGCGCGCCTCTTCGTAGACGATATCCAATTCGGGTGCGAGTTGGTTCCGAACCGTCTCGGCCAACTCCCGAATCGAGATGTTGTCGCTGCTACCGATATTCAGTACGTCGCCGTCGACGGCGTCGGAGGTCAGAAGCGAGAGGTTCGCGTCCACGATGTCCTCCACGTAGGTGAAGTCGCGCGTCTGCGATCCGTCGCCGTAGATGACGGGCGGTTCGCCGTTGTAACAGCGGGAGACGAAGTTCGAGATGGCCATGTTCGGTCGCATCCGTGGGCCGTAAACCGTGAAGTATCGGAGACAGACCGTCGGTAGCCCGTGAAGTTCGTTGTAAACGCGAGCGTAGTGTTCGCCCGCCAGTTTCGTCACGCCGTAGGGGCTCACCGGCTCTGTCGGGTGGTCTTCGGTGTAGGGAAGCGACTGTGGTTTCCCGTATACCGACGAGGAACTTGCGAGGATGACACGGTCGGCTTCGCTCTCGACGGCTGACTCTAGGACGTTCACCGTCCCACCGAGGTTGATGTCGGTCACCTTCCGCGGTTCGTCGACGCTCGTCCGGACACCGGCCTGCGCTGCCTGGTGCACCACGATATCGGCGTCGGCAACGAGTTCCGAGATGAGATCTGCGTCCCTGACATCCCCCTCGACGAGTTCGTACTCTCCGTTACTGGCGTCGGCGACCGCTCGGCACTGTTCGACCGTGTGTCGCTTGATTCCGAGGTCGTAGAACGGTTCGAAGTTGTCGAGAGCGGTGACGCTGTGCCCGTCCCCGACGAAGGCCTCCGCCAGGTGGCCGCCGATGAACCCGGCACCACCCGTGACCAGTATTCGCATCGCTCGGGGCGAACACGTCGACTCTTATAACGTCTCCGGGACGCGGACAGATGGATTAGCCGGCGAATCGGTCGTACATTTCGATTACCGTTTCCGAATCGATGGGCTGGTCTCGTATCTCTACCTGGTCGATTCGTCCTCGGAACTGCCGAGAGTCGTCCGAAGAAGAGCCGATACCGAGACGGTTCGGCGGAGTCACCGACCCGTCGAACTCTCGGCTGCCAGCTGTGTCCCCGTCGACGTACAACCGTGCTTCTTCCCCGTCCCAAACTACTGCCAGGTGGTGCCATTCCGCGTCGTCGATACGAGGGCCTCTGAGTGTCGCCACATCTGATCCGTCGCCGAGGGCGGCGACAACGTTGCCGCGTCCGAGAGCGAGCTGGTAGCCTTCTGTGCCGCCGTAACCTCCGTTCTCTGCGTTTGCGACGAGCCGAGGGAACTCCAATCCACCTCGATAATCAACATCCTCGTCCGTTCGCACCCACGCCGACACGGTGAACCCGTCCTCCCCGCTCAACGCCTCGGCGTTCGGCACCGAAACAGACCCGCTCCCATCGAACTCCAACGCGTATCCGTCGATACCTTCCGTCCACGATACCCCACTCACGGAACCGTGGTGACCACCCTCCGAATCGAACACGAACTCTCCACGTCCTTCGTCGAACGACCACACCGCACGCGAACCTTTCTCCGAGGTAAACCCACCAGACTCCACCGCCTCCTCCGAAACCTGATACCGCTCACCGGCCAACGAATACTCGCCGGTGTGCGGCACGCGAACCGCGTACCACCCGTTCTCCGTCGGTTGCACCGACCGTTCGTAGGTGACCGATTCGCCTCCGACGTCCACCTCCGTCTGTACCGTCTGGCTCCCCGAATCCCCCTGGCCGACGAGTACCGCGCCCGGGACGAGCCCGAAGACTTTCTGTGAGCCGTCGTCGCTGGCGAACAGCGCCCGATAGTGACCGAGACCCGGCAGCGAGTTGTCGCCACCTCCGTACTGAGTGTGAAGCCGAGACTGCAGCGTCGCGCCGCCTCCGCCACCGTCGCCGCTTCGAGCAACGCTGACACCGCCCTGGGTCACGATGAATCCCACCTGATCCTGCAATCGTCGGTACCACTTCTCGCCGTTGCTCGACCCGAGGAAATCACGATAATTGCTGTACGCGAACCCGTACGAATCGGACTCCCCGTTCACCAAATAATTGTACGCCCGATTCCAGCTCCACTCGCTGAACACGTAGTTCTCGGGGTACTCCCAGCCCTGCTCCTCGGAGTACTCGCGCATCCACATCGCCGCGTCGTACATGCCATCGGAGACGAGCAACTGCCCCGTCTTCACCGGCACCTGAACGAAACTGAGACTCCCGGCCAACAGCCCGAGGCCCACGAGCGACATCGCCTCGCGGCGCTCCGGGCGCTCCAGGCCCACCGTCTCGTTCGCTCGCTCGCGCCCGCGCCGCCCCGACTCCACTTCTGCGAACGGCTTCGGGGTCCGCACCGCGTCGATCTTCGCGGCCAGATGGACGAACCCTAGCCCAGCGAACACCGCGACGAACACCGACAGCTCACCGGCGAAGCGCAGTTGAACCAGCGCCAGCGCCAAGAAGTACCACGTATACGTCGCCATCGCGAGCCACGCCGGTTCGTACTCCCGGACCGAGCGCAGCACCGCCCACCCGGCGTACGGCAGCGCCAGGAGAATCAAGAAGCCGAACGACAACACGGGGCCGACGAGCGACCCCTGCTCGGCGCCGACCAGCGACTGCGTCTCGGCGATACCCTCCGTTTCGAGGAGGAACTGAATCCCGCTCTGTAACTCGGCACCCAGTTGCGGCACGACGAGGGGCAAAATCCCGAAGGCGACGACGCCCGCGACGACCTCGCCGCCCGCGAGCGTCCGAGACGACCACTCCTGTCGCGACGCCAACTCGGCGACGCCCACGACGGCCGCAGCGCCGACGACCAACCCGGCAGGCGCGAACGCCACCGTCGCTCCGTGCCACCCGAGCGCGACGTGCGCACCCGCGGTCAACAAAGCAGCGAGCGCGAGTCCGCCGACCACGCCGCCGAGTTCCCGAATCGGCGACTTCCCGGCCCGAACCGCCGTCGTCGCCCAGCCGACGATAATCAAGCCCAGCGGGAGGATCAGGAGCGGTCCGGCCTCCCACGCGAGCGTCTGTCCGGCGACGGCGACGCCGAAGACGACGCTCCAAAGCGCCGTTACAGTCTCACGGCCGCGGCCCGTCTCCGCGTCGCGACCGCGACCCGACCGCACGGCGAGCGACACCAGCGCCGCCGCCGTCAGCGCGAGCCAGAAGTAGTCGAACGCGTGGTGATCGGCGAAGCCGAGACTCGTCCGATAGGCGTGGGCGGGGACCAGCGCCAGCGCCACCACCGCGGCGAGTCCGACTCGCTGATCGTCGGTCAGTCGAACCGTCGACAGATACACCAGCGCGCCGGTCAGCACCGCGAAGACGACGGGGTAGAGCGCGAGCACGAGACCCGAGGCGTTCGCGTCGCCGCCGAGCAGCTCCGTCCAGAACCAGAGCGTGACGATAAGCAGCGGTTCGCCCGCCGTGACGCGGTGCGGAAGCGACGCCAGAGACTCGAAGTCGAACGGCCCGCTCGTCTCCGCGGCCACCGTCTCGACGATGTAGCGGTAGAAGTAGGGGTCGTTCGCCGAGAGGACGATAGTGCCCTCGCGGAACACCGCCGAAACCGAGATGAGGCGAACGAGCGCGAGGAAGACGAGCGCCCCGACGAGCGCGAGCGCCGCGGTTCGGTCGACGTTCACGTTCGACAGCGACGGCATCGTCACCGACGAGGCAGTCCCCGAAGCCGTCCGCCTCCCCGACTCGGCCGCGCCGTCGCCGTCGAGCGCCGCACGCACGCCGGCGGGGTCGCTGACCCGATAGCCGCCGTCTCGTTTCTCGACGATACCCGCGGCGACGATCTCGCCGAACAGCCCCGAGTCGACGTCCACGTCGTCGAACGTCCACGTCCCGTGCTCGTCGGCGGCGAGGACGGAGCGAAGCGCCGACTCCGCGTTCGGTCGCTCCGCGAGGAGGGCGTTCGTCGCCTCGCGCGTTTCAGTCATTGGACGCTACACGGTGAAAGAACGGTTAAAATCCTCCGAAGGGCGGCGCGGTCGGTCGACGACTGACGTCGAACGCCGGTCGGCGTCCCTGCCTCAGGCCGTCTCGACGATCTCTGCTTGCAATCGACGCTCGGCTTCGTCTCTATCCTCGGAGTAGCCGACGTCGACGCGCCACCCGTCGAGGCGAATCGCGTCGATGGTCCGGCCGCTCTGCAAGAGGAGGTTGATGGCGTCGGTTATCTCGTACTCGTCGCGGTCTGACGGCTGGACGAGATGGCAGGCGTGGAAGATGGCGGGCGAGAACGTGTAGAAGCCGGTCATCACGAGGTTCGTCGGCGGTTCGTCGGGTTTCTCGATGACTTCGACGATCTCGCCGTAGTCGTTCGTGTTGCAGACGCCGTAGCGTCCCGCCTCCTCCTCGGGCACCTCTTCGACGAGGAACGCAGCGTCGGCGCGTTCCTCGCGCTGTCGCCGGACGACGTCGCCGAGGTTCGCCTCGAAAACGTTGTCGCCGAGCATCAACACGAAGTCGTCGTCGATGTGCTCTTCGACGGTCAACAGCGCGTGCGCCAGCCCGTTCTGCTCGCGCTGGTGGGCGTAGGTGATGGGAACGCCCTGCACCTCGTCGCCGTAGTGGCTGATGACTTTCTCCTTCTTGTAGCCCACGACGACGATGAACTCGTCCGCGCCGAGGCGCGCGAGTTTCTCGAAACAGTGCGTGAGAATCGGTCGTCCGTCGACCTCGACCAGTCCCTTCGGTTTCTCTTCGGTGAGCGGTCGCAGACGAGTCCCCTTTCCCGCCGCGAGCACGACTGCTTTCATACCACTTCCCGTGAACTCATAGGATATGTGTCTTTTCCCTGAGCGTGAGGGTTGCTGAAGTTCACGACGTATGTGATGGGTCAAGCGGCCGACCTGTGGGCGGGGCTGATGGTGTTTATTGGCTCTGTTGAAATCCTCGGAGAGTTACAGGCCAACCTGGTAGTACAACTGAATGCAGACCCTCCCAAAGTCACGGTTACTCGGTTCTCCTCGGGGACAAGGGCTACTCGACTGTCTCACACACAACCTCGACCAAACACTCCGATGTTAGATGCAGAGGAAGCGAGAACGACCTCGGCGATCTCATCGGTGATTCTACCGGTTGCGTCGAGACGCACCGAGTACCGATTCAGGATTAGGCGATCAGGCGTCGCGAACTGCGGCATCATGAACACGGTCTGACTAGCCAGCCCTTTCCCGCTGGAAACCGATGATATAGCCAATGGCCACCGAGGCGACGTTCACGGTTTCGTCTGAGCAGTTCCCGCTAGGGACAGTGTTCAACCAACTGCCGGACGTAACGGTCGAACTTGAGCGTATTATCCCCGCGCAGGATGTGGTGATCCCGTACTTCTGGGTACGGGGTGCCCACGTCGATGACATCGAGAGTGAGTTCACCGAGCACCGGGGCGTGAAAGAGATTCGGTTCGTTGACTCCGTCGAAGACGAGTATCTGTTACGAGTCGAGTGGGCGCTGGACTACGCCGACGTGCTAACCATATTGACGGAGACAGAGGTACCGCTCATTGAGGCCACTGGCACGAACCAGCAGTGGACGTTCGAGATCCGCGGCGACGATCGAAGCGACATCGCAGCCTTCCAACGGCGCTGTCGAGAGCGAGATATCTCGATCACGCTGACGGAGGTGCACGCGCTCACACCGGTTGAGACGGCGACCGAAGCCGCCCTCACCGACACCCAGCAAGAGACGCTGGTGCTCGCCCACGAGCGTGGCTACTTCGAGTCCCCGCGTGAGGTCACGATGGCAGATCTCGGTGAGGAACTCGGCATCTCACAGCAGGCCGTCGCCTCCCGCCTTCGGCGGGGGATCAAGCACGTCATCGGGAGTACGCTCTCCGCCATCACCGTCCGATCCTGACTATCAGGTAAAAACGGTTTGTATACTAAAAAGTCAGTATGAAGCCATCAGACGGCTGCATTAGTGATAATGAGTCGGGATTCCATCGCCTTTGATTCGATACTGAACCTGTGTCAGAACCAGCAGCGCCGGATCGTGCTTGCGATACTCGTAGCAGAACAGCGGTCGTTGACACTAGATGAGCTCACAAAGACCGTCTTTGAGTACAACCATCGTACCCCACTTACAGAGGTATCTGTGGACGTGCGAGCAGAGATTCGCCTCTCACTCTATCACGTCCACCTCCCAAAGTTGGCCTCGGAAGGGCTCATCAGCTTCGATTCAGACCGACAGCTCGTGGAACCGACCGAGCAGTTCGAGCAGGGACAGCCGACCGTGTCGACGATTCTTGATGCCGACCCCACAGTCGAAGTGCCAATCGAACTGTAGTATTGACCAACCGCTCTCCCTCCCGTCCAGCGCCATGTTATCCATTGAAGCAACGATAGCAACGAACGAGACGCAGACTACCTAACGCCTATTTCAGCGACGAGAGTGCCGAACTACTAGGATTTCAACAGCGCCACGCAGTTGGAAGTACTGGGAATCTTCAAACTCGAAGAAGGCGGTCTGATGGGGCGATTCGACCAGCCGTCCCGTTCGACAAAATCGAGATGCACATCGACGATCCGCTTCTCGATAACGTCGATGCGGACAGTACACCCGCTAACGCGGACTGATTCACGTATCCGTCGTACAACAGAGTATATATACAGCGTTCGCCGCGCTCGCCGACGGACAAAAACGCTCATACCACCGCCCGCCAACACCCCGAGCAATGCGCGTCAGCATCGTCGGCAGCGGCTACGTCGGCACGACGCTCGCCGCCTGTCTCGCCGAGTTCGGTCACCGAGTCGTCGCCGTCGACATCGACGAATCGACCGTCGCCGACGTCGAGAACGGCGTCGCGCCGGTTCACGAACCGGGACTGGACGACCTGCTCGCTCGCCACGGCGGCGACCGACTCCGGGCGACGACCGACTACGACCGCGTCCGCGACACCGACGTGACGTTTCTGGCGCTGCCGACGCCCTGCGACGCCGACGGCCGCATCGACACGGGTATCATCGAAGCGGGCGCGCGCTCGCTCGGCGAGGCGCTCGCCGCGAAGGACGACACCCACCTCGTCGTCGTCAAGAGCACCGTCGTCCCCGGGACGACCGAGGACGTGCTCGCGCCCGTCGTCGCCGACGCCTCGGGGAAGACGCTCGGCGAGGACCTCCTCGTGGGGATGAACCCCGAGTTCCTCCGCGAGGGCAGCGCCGTCTCCGACCTCCAGCACCCCGACAAACTCGTCTTCGGCGCACGAGAGGAGCGTGCGTTCGAGCGCCTCCGAGAGCTGTACGCTCCTCTCCGTGACGACAGCGACGACCACGACGACAGCGACGACAGCGACGGCGACCGAGAGCCCGAGACGCCGGTCGTCGAGACGGGTATCCGGGAAGCGGAGATGATAAAGTACGCCAACAACGCCTTCCTCGCCTCGAAGGTCAGCCTCGTCAACGAACTCGGCAACGTCTGCAAGGAGTTCGGCGTCGACGCCTACGAGGTGGCCGACGCCATCGGCCTCGACGACCGAATCGGCGCGAAGTTCCTCCGTAGTGGAGTGGGTTGGGGCGGGAGCTGTTTCCCGAAAGACACGTCCGCGCTCGTCACGGCCGCCCGCGACGCGGGGTACGAGCCCGAACTGCTTGACACCGCCATCTCGGTCAACGACCGCCAACCCGAGCGCCTGCTCTCGCTGCTGGACGACCACCTCGATGTCGACGGCGCGCGCGTCGCCGTCCTCGGCCTCGCGTTCAAGCCCGGAACCGACGACGTGCGCAACTCGCGGGCGATTCCGACCATCGAGGGACTGCTCGACCGCGACGCCTCGGTCGTCGCCTACGACCCCGTGGCCGCCGAGAACATGCGCGCGCACCTCCCGGATATCGAGTACGCCGACAGCGCCGCGACCGCTCTCGACGGCGCGGACGCGGCCGTCGTCGTCACCGACTGGGACGAGTTCGCGGCGCTCGACGACGAGTTCGAGGCGATGTGCTCACCCGTCGTCGTCGACGGTCGCCGCATCGTCACGCGGCGCGAGGGCATCGAGTACGAAGGGCTGACGTGGTGACCGCACTCCCGTGGACCCCGTTAGAACAGTCGACGGCGTCGACCACCGACTATCCGTGGCGAACGCGGACTCGTTCGAGACTCTCGGAATCGCCGCTCACCTCGACGAAAATTAGTGTCAGGTGGATATTTATACGTAATTGAACACTCAATTCACCATGGATCTCGACGAACTGCTCGAAGGATACACGGGCCGGACGCGAGAGGAGCTTACGGCGCACCACGACCGACCGGAGGATCTGGTCAATCTTCTCGCGGAAGAGCTCGGAAACGACCTCCCCGAGGATTTTCTCACCGAAGTGACGAACGTCCGTCTCCATTCGGATACGATTCTGCTCTCGCTGGCCGACCGACAACTGAAACACCTCCGATACACCGAGGAGATCGAACAGTCGGACGAGGCGTTCGTTCGGATGGACTTCACCGAACGTCCGGACGGTCACCCAGACGAGTTCGAACACCGTGAGTTCAAGACGCCGACGGAGCACGCGTTCGACACCTGCACGGCCTGCGAGGGGTCACCCATCAGCGACTGTTCGTGCTGCGATGCGACGGGTATCTCGGAGTGCGAGCGATGCGACGACGGGGCGGTGCCCTGTCGTTCCTGCGAGGGGACGGGGTCTCTCATGTGCCCGGTCTGTAAGGGCGATGTGACCGTCGACTGCGAGACGTGCGACGGGGACGGACATCTGTCTCGGTCAGTACCGTGTTCGCCATGTAACTCCTCCGGGTCGGTCATGAGCCGCGAGAGCTGTACGAACTGTCAAGGGAAGGGGAGTCTAACCGACGCCGAAGGGGAGTCGGTTCGCTGTCCTAACTGCCGCGGCCGCAGCACCGTTTCGGTCACGCGGACGTGTACCTCGTGCAACGGTGCCGGCCAGCAGACGATTCAGAGCGGGTGCCCCGACTGTGCGATGGGCCGCGTCGACTGTCCGGAGTGTGACGACGGCGAGGTCTGGTGTCGGGTGTGCGAGGAGAGCGGTACCCGCGAGTGTCCGGACTGCGGCGGAACGACCGAAATTTCCTGTCAGAACTGCGACGGTGCCGGCACGCTCACCTGTGATATCTGCGAGGGCGACGGCGAGACGCACCAGTACGTCCTCGCTCACGACGCGTACACGGTGAAGAAAGGGGGTCACCAGTTCGGCTCGCTGCCCCACGGCATCGAAGCGGCCGACTGGGTGGAGTACGATGCCTGTCGTATCGAGCCCGAAGACAAGGTGGTTCTCCGGGAGGTCGTCCCGTCAGCCGCCGCGATTCGAGAGGTGAGATACGACTACGGCGAGCAGACGTTCAACCTCCGACAGATGGGCGGAGAGCTCTACTACACGCGGATTCCCGAACCGACTCGAGAGGGGATTTTCAGTCGTCTCCGGAACCGGTTCACGGGGTGAAAAGCGCCCACGCGAGAACGAGGACGACGACCGCGACCGCCACGAGTCCGAGTCGACGCCGAAGGGAACCGTTCGTGGGCGGTTGCTCGACGCGGTACGTTGCCGAGCCGGTCTCGACGTCGGCTTCGACCGCGTCGGCGCCGTACCCTCGTTCGGTCGCGTACGCTTCCATCTCGATACCCGGGGGCCAGCCGCGAAGCGAGGCCCACCCCTCGGAGAACTCCTCGTGGCCGAGCGTGTCGTACCAAGCCCGCAGCCGCGGGTTGTCGAGGACCTCGAAGGCCTTCACGTATCCCTGGTACTGTTCTTCGCCCTCGATGGTCGCGCGGTCGGTCGACGAGTACGCGGCGTCGATCTCCGCGAACCGGTCGCGAATCTCCGTCTGCGCCGCGTCCGGACCGACGCCGAGGCGGTCGTAGAACTCGCCGGCCGTGGCCGACGTCGGAGCCGTCGATTGCGAAACCGACTCGGCTGCTGTGTCACCGCCGCCGGAGACTGACTGAGCGGTGTGGACCTCTGACCGGGCCAAATCGCCGTTCTCCGTGGCCTCCGATGGATTCTGTGTTCCGGGACCGCTCTCGGCGAGAAAGTCATCGCGCCACCGCTCCCAGTACTCTCCCTCCTCGCTCGCCGACCCGTCGACATCCGACTCCTCGTCGCTTCCCGTCGGTCTGCTGTACCGGCTCCAGTCCGTTCGGTGCCCACCGCCTCCGGTTTCGTACTTCGGGCCGCGGTGGGCCGTCTCCGTCGCGTCGTCGAGATTCGTGTTCTGCGGTTCCGCGTCGTCTACGAACAGGTTACTCGGATCGTCGACGTTGTCGGGTCGGTGTTTCTCGATCCACGCGTCGACGTCGTAGATACCGCCCCCGAAGTCCCACCACTTCTCGAACGTCCGATGTCCGTAGGTGGGTCCGAGTTCGGCGAGCGTCTTGTCGTACTCTTCCCGGAAATCCCTGAGCACGCCCCGAGCGTGGACCAACTTTCGCGTCAACTGCCGTGCGTCCGCCTCGCTGCGAACGTCGGGATGCGTCTCGAGCAGTCGCTCGCGAAACCCTGCCTTGATGGCCGCGTACGAGCCGTCTCGGTCGACCCCCAGCTGCTCGTAATAGGTGTCCACCATGGCACCTACCAATAGGTTAGATTATAAGTATGTTCTGTAGCTGTCTTCGGCGATGCCACTCAGAACAGCGGCAGCGCCCGCGACAACGCCCGAA from Haloprofundus halobius includes:
- a CDS encoding NAD-dependent epimerase/dehydratase family protein, whose translation is MRILVTGGAGFIGGHLAEAFVGDGHSVTALDNFEPFYDLGIKRHTVEQCRAVADASNGEYELVEGDVRDADLISELVADADIVVHQAAQAGVRTSVDEPRKVTDINLGGTVNVLESAVESEADRVILASSSSVYGKPQSLPYTEDHPTEPVSPYGVTKLAGEHYARVYNELHGLPTVCLRYFTVYGPRMRPNMAISNFVSRCYNGEPPVIYGDGSQTRDFTYVEDIVDANLSLLTSDAVDGDVLNIGSSDNISIRELAETVRNQLAPELDIVYEEAREADAEHTHASVEKARESIDYEPSRSIEAGVGEFIEWYDANREWYEPLVQSS
- a CDS encoding DUF4330 family protein, encoding MPLIDDDGSLFGLVNVVDALVALFVVALVIGGSAFVLADDSEPVPTTDEPETETRYATLDLGDQPKYVAELLSEGDATVSESGNLTVTDVYAVPTQTSDRRVFVRVELTGEPSDETIQYDGDIPRVGRQLTIETDDYRTDGTITTVDETDSNLPTENESMLLRATVPTETAEAIEPGDEYDVDGRTVGTVESVTAYGTDDPDRKRVYVGVTYRALRLNGDLHVGDTRLHENVALSFETDAYDFNGTVARVGTTEQSGEPATRTVQLEIENVDPDLADSLDTDMAERVRGETVAELTRVDVEPSTVVLTSEDGQIYQRDHPVEKDVSMTAQLSVRETPAGLTFKGERLQQGDEVVLDLGTVTVRATVVRIE
- the aglF gene encoding UTP--glucose-1-phosphate uridylyltransferase AglF, whose protein sequence is MKAVVLAAGKGTRLRPLTEEKPKGLVEVDGRPILTHCFEKLARLGADEFIVVVGYKKEKVISHYGDEVQGVPITYAHQREQNGLAHALLTVEEHIDDDFVLMLGDNVFEANLGDVVRRQREERADAAFLVEEVPEEEAGRYGVCNTNDYGEIVEVIEKPDEPPTNLVMTGFYTFSPAIFHACHLVQPSDRDEYEITDAINLLLQSGRTIDAIRLDGWRVDVGYSEDRDEAERRLQAEIVETA
- a CDS encoding DUF7342 family protein encodes the protein MTHSDPGVDAWKEHTSAFDRVRSVAQTVSEPRSVSWIAEKAAVSENTARGHLRRLVEMNVLLTFDRDGRTTYAPDPLHTRHQTLRELLDEYDHEGLIALKESLQTQIETWRGEYGVAAPEELRTLAADTETAEETATVRRTANDWALTEYRLSIVEEAIDNYTTYSRRGTASA
- a CDS encoding LamG-like jellyroll fold domain-containing protein, whose translation is MTETREATNALLAERPNAESALRSVLAADEHGTWTFDDVDVDSGLFGEIVAAGIVEKRDGGYRVSDPAGVRAALDGDGAAESGRRTASGTASSVTMPSLSNVNVDRTAALALVGALVFLALVRLISVSAVFREGTIVLSANDPYFYRYIVETVAAETSGPFDFESLASLPHRVTAGEPLLIVTLWFWTELLGGDANASGLVLALYPVVFAVLTGALVYLSTVRLTDDQRVGLAAVVALALVPAHAYRTSLGFADHHAFDYFWLALTAAALVSLAVRSGRGRDAETGRGRETVTALWSVVFGVAVAGQTLAWEAGPLLILPLGLIIVGWATTAVRAGKSPIRELGGVVGGLALAALLTAGAHVALGWHGATVAFAPAGLVVGAAAVVGVAELASRQEWSSRTLAGGEVVAGVVAFGILPLVVPQLGAELQSGIQFLLETEGIAETQSLVGAEQGSLVGPVLSFGFLILLALPYAGWAVLRSVREYEPAWLAMATYTWYFLALALVQLRFAGELSVFVAVFAGLGFVHLAAKIDAVRTPKPFAEVESGRRGRERANETVGLERPERREAMSLVGLGLLAGSLSFVQVPVKTGQLLVSDGMYDAAMWMREYSEEQGWEYPENYVFSEWSWNRAYNYLVNGESDSYGFAYSNYRDFLGSSNGEKWYRRLQDQVGFIVTQGGVSVARSGDGGGGGATLQSRLHTQYGGGDNSLPGLGHYRALFASDDGSQKVFGLVPGAVLVGQGDSGSQTVQTEVDVGGESVTYERSVQPTENGWYAVRVPHTGEYSLAGERYQVSEEAVESGGFTSEKGSRAVWSFDEGRGEFVFDSEGGHHGSVSGVSWTEGIDGYALEFDGSGSVSVPNAEALSGEDGFTVSAWVRTDEDVDYRGGLEFPRLVANAENGGYGGTEGYQLALGRGNVVAALGDGSDVATLRGPRIDDAEWHHLAVVWDGEEARLYVDGDTAGSREFDGSVTPPNRLGIGSSSDDSRQFRGRIDQVEIRDQPIDSETVIEMYDRFAG